One genomic segment of Sminthopsis crassicaudata isolate SCR6 chromosome 4, ASM4859323v1, whole genome shotgun sequence includes these proteins:
- the CWC25 gene encoding pre-mRNA-splicing factor CWC25 homolog, giving the protein MGGGDLNLKKSWHPQTLRNVEKVWKAEQKHEAERKKIEELQRELREERAREEMQRYAEDVGAVKKKEEKLDWMYQGPGGMVNRDEYLMGRPIDKYVFEKMEEKEAGCSSETGLLPGSIFAPSGANSLLDMASKIREDPLFIIRKKEEEKKREVLNNPVKMKKIKELLQMSLEKKEKKKKKEKKKKHKKHKHRSSSSDRSGSEEERSHGRSQKKMASPPPALPKIPGYGLQIKDTDHDRRLPAPLAVEVGGAHRVKNYSRSRSPSHSPSKHPSRKGMWDAETHRRSRSPKHSRQHNSKVNRKERGRTKSPSPKKEGYQRRHASGYTRKLSVEELERKRQEMMENARWREEERLNILKRHEKEDERERKLEKLDSRDGKFIHQLKLESTSTSSLEDRVKRNIYSLQRTSAALEKNFMKR; this is encoded by the exons ATGGGAGGTGGAGATCTG AATCTGAAGAAGAGCTGGCATCCACAGACCCTCCGAAATGTGGAAAAAGTGTGGAAGGCAGAGCAGAAACATGAGGCAGAACGGAAAAAGATTGAGGAGCTGCAGAGAGAGCTTCGGGAAGAGAGGGCAAGGGAGGAGATGCAGCGCTATGCAGAGGATGTGGGAGCTGTCAA aaaaaaagaagaaaaactagacTGGATGTATCAGGGCCCTGGTGGCATGGTGAACCGTGATGAGTACCTGATGGGACGTCCCATTGACAAATATGTTTttgagaagatggaagaaaaagaagcaggTTGTTCATCTGAGACAGGACTTCTGCCAGGCTCTATCTTTGCCCCCTCTGGTGCCAATTCTCTACTTGACATGGCCAGCAAAATACGGGAGGACCCACTTTTCATCATTCG aaagaaggaagaagagaaaaagagagaagtctTGAATAATCcagtgaaaatgaagaaaattaaagaattg TTGCAAATGAGcctggaaaagaaggagaagaagaagaagaaggaaaagaaaaaaaaacataagaagcACAAGCATCGAAGTTCCAGCAGTGATCGCTCTGGCAGTGAGGAAGAGCGGAGCCATGGAAG GTCTCAAAAGAAGATGGCAAGTCCTCCTCCTGCTTTACCCAAAATTCCAGGTTATGGCTTACAG ATTAAAGACACTGACCATGATCGGAGACTACCAGCACCTTTGGCTGTTGAAGTTGGGGGAGCACACAGGGTCAAGAATTATTCTAGATCACGAAGCCCCTCCCATTCACCTTCAAAACACCCCAGCAGGAAAGGCATGTGGGATGCTGAGACTCACAGGAGGTCACGGTCCCCTAAACATAGTAGACA GCACAATTCcaaagtaaacaggaaagaaagaggCCGAACTAAGAGCCCTTCCCCAAAAAAGGAAGGGTATCAAAGGCGACATGCTTCAGGTTATACCAG AAAACTCTCAGTAGAGGAACTAGAGCGAAAACGGCAAGAAATGATGGAGAATGCCAGGTGGCGGGAGGAAGAGAGGCTGAACATCCTCAAGAGGCatgaaaaggaagatgaaagagaGCGAAAGTTGGAGAAATTGGACTCTCGGGATGGGAAATTCATCCA CCAGTTGAAGTTAGAAAGTACGTCTACCTCCTCCTTAGAGGATAGGGTCAAGCGCAACATCTATTCCCTGCAGAGAACTTCAGCTGCTTTGGAAAAGAACTTCATGAAGAGATGA